In one window of Paracoccus saliphilus DNA:
- a CDS encoding peptidylprolyl isomerase, giving the protein MLKPSILAAFVIAAPMMVPGALLAEESNADTVVATVNDQPITLGQMIVMKQSMQDPQMAELPDQAVWDLLLDQLIRQTAVAANGKENAGVRAQLELQRRNTLAAAAVTELSGGEPTDEEVQAEYEELFADAEPTTEFSAAHILVEDEEKAKELKKELDEGADFGTLAEENSTGPSGPNKGDLGWFAPDQMVPPFAEAVKAMEPGQVSDPVQTDFGWHIIKLNETRVKEAPKLDEVREQLVQKIHRDKIEAEIERVSSESKVEKTEGIDPALLNKADLLEAE; this is encoded by the coding sequence ATGCTGAAACCTTCGATTCTGGCCGCCTTCGTGATCGCGGCGCCCATGATGGTGCCCGGTGCCCTGCTGGCCGAAGAGAGCAATGCCGACACCGTTGTCGCCACCGTGAACGATCAGCCGATCACATTGGGCCAGATGATCGTGATGAAGCAGTCGATGCAGGATCCCCAGATGGCCGAGCTGCCCGATCAGGCGGTATGGGACCTGCTGCTGGATCAGTTGATCCGCCAGACGGCCGTGGCTGCGAATGGCAAGGAAAATGCCGGTGTTCGCGCCCAGTTGGAGCTTCAGCGCCGCAATACGCTGGCCGCCGCGGCCGTGACCGAACTGTCCGGGGGCGAGCCCACGGATGAGGAGGTCCAGGCCGAATATGAAGAGCTTTTCGCCGATGCCGAGCCGACGACCGAATTCTCGGCCGCCCATATCCTCGTGGAGGACGAGGAAAAGGCGAAGGAGCTGAAGAAAGAGCTGGATGAGGGTGCCGATTTCGGCACGCTCGCCGAAGAGAACTCAACCGGCCCGAGTGGACCGAACAAGGGCGATCTGGGCTGGTTCGCTCCCGATCAGATGGTCCCACCCTTCGCCGAAGCCGTGAAGGCGATGGAGCCGGGGCAGGTTTCCGATCCCGTCCAGACTGATTTCGGTTGGCATATCATCAAGTTGAACGAAACCCGCGTGAAAGAGGCTCCGAAGCTCGACGAGGTGCGCGAGCAGTTGGTGCAGAAGATCCACCGGGACAAGATCGAAGCCGAGATCGAGCGCGTGTCGAGCGAGTCCAAGGTCGAAAAGACCGAAGGAATCGATCCGGCGCTGCTCAACAAGGCCGATCTGCTGGAGGCTGAGTAA
- the secA gene encoding preprotein translocase subunit SecA, producing the protein MLGIGTLAKKVFGTPNDRKVKSTRSLVARINALEDEFKALSDEGLIEKTREFQQRVQGGEPLDAILPEAFANCREGARRALGLRAFDVQLMGGIFLHQGNIAEMKTGEGKTLVATLPAYLNALTGKGVHIVTVNDYLAKRDAEWMGKVYLQLGMTTGVVYPFQQEAEKREAYAADVTYATNNELGFDYLRDNMKGSVEEMVQRDHHFAIVDEVDSILIDEARTPLIISGPSQDRSELYKVLDKYVPLLSEEHFKLDEKARNATFTEEGNEFLEQKLAEDGVLPEGQTLYDPESTTIVHHASQALRAHKLFLKDQHYMIRDGEVVLIDEFTGRMMKGRRLSDGLHQAIEAKEGVDIQPENVTLASVTFQNYFRLYDKLAGMTGTASTEADEFAEIYKLGVVEVPTNRPIQRVDEHDRVYRTAGEKYAAVIEAIKESHAKGQPTLVGTTSIEKSEMLAALLTQDGIPHNVLNARQHEAEAQIVADAGKPGAVTIATNMAGRGTDIQLGGNVEMKVMEALKADPDANPDELREHIEAEHASDKQKVIEAGGLFVLATERHESRRIDNQLRGRSGRQGDPGRSLFFLSLEDDLMRIFGSERLDKVLSGLGMKEGEAIVHPWVNKSLERAQAKVEGRNFDIRKQLLKFDDVMNDQRKAIFSQRREIMDSEEVGEIAADMRHQVIDDLVDDFMPPKTYADQWDTEGLKTAVRERLNMNLPIEEWAEEEGVDQEAMRERITETTDTYMTEKAQAFGEENMRMIEKQVLLQMIDQKWRDHLLTLEHLRSVVGFRGYAQRDPLSEYKTEGFQLFETLLDGLRGDVTQRLAQIRPLTEAEREEMLNQMAEQQKERQEHLTMEHGSETQSSDDEDKPEPLVEGFNESDPSTWGNPSRNDPCPCGSGKKFKYCHGAI; encoded by the coding sequence ATGCTCGGCATCGGAACTCTGGCGAAGAAGGTCTTTGGCACGCCGAATGACCGCAAGGTAAAATCGACCCGCTCGCTGGTCGCCCGGATCAACGCATTGGAAGATGAATTCAAGGCGCTGTCCGATGAAGGGCTGATCGAGAAGACCCGCGAATTCCAGCAAAGGGTACAGGGCGGAGAGCCTCTCGACGCGATCCTGCCCGAGGCATTTGCCAATTGCCGCGAAGGTGCGAGGCGCGCGCTCGGTCTGCGGGCCTTCGATGTGCAGCTGATGGGCGGGATTTTCCTGCATCAGGGCAATATCGCCGAGATGAAGACCGGCGAGGGCAAGACGCTGGTCGCCACCCTGCCCGCCTATCTGAACGCGCTGACCGGCAAGGGCGTGCATATCGTCACGGTCAACGACTACCTGGCCAAGCGCGATGCCGAATGGATGGGCAAGGTCTATCTGCAACTCGGCATGACCACTGGCGTCGTTTATCCCTTTCAGCAGGAGGCCGAGAAGCGCGAGGCTTACGCCGCCGACGTCACCTATGCCACGAATAACGAACTGGGCTTCGACTATCTGCGCGACAACATGAAGGGCAGCGTCGAAGAGATGGTCCAGCGCGATCACCATTTCGCCATCGTGGACGAGGTCGATTCGATCCTGATCGACGAGGCGCGGACACCGCTGATCATTTCGGGGCCATCGCAGGATCGTTCCGAACTTTACAAGGTGCTGGACAAATATGTCCCGCTCCTGAGCGAAGAGCATTTCAAGCTGGACGAAAAGGCCCGCAACGCCACCTTCACCGAAGAGGGCAACGAGTTCCTGGAGCAGAAACTCGCCGAGGATGGCGTCCTGCCCGAGGGACAGACCCTCTACGATCCCGAATCGACCACCATCGTTCACCATGCCAGCCAGGCGCTGCGCGCGCATAAGCTGTTCCTCAAGGACCAGCATTACATGATCCGCGACGGCGAGGTCGTGCTGATCGACGAGTTTACCGGCCGGATGATGAAGGGGCGCCGCCTTTCGGACGGGTTGCATCAGGCCATCGAGGCCAAGGAAGGCGTGGATATCCAGCCCGAGAACGTGACGCTGGCAAGCGTGACCTTCCAGAACTATTTCCGGCTTTACGACAAGCTTGCGGGCATGACCGGCACCGCCTCGACCGAGGCCGATGAATTCGCCGAGATCTACAAGCTGGGCGTGGTCGAGGTGCCGACCAACCGCCCGATTCAGCGGGTGGACGAACACGATCGCGTCTATCGCACCGCAGGCGAGAAATACGCCGCCGTGATCGAGGCGATCAAGGAATCACACGCCAAGGGACAACCCACCCTTGTCGGCACAACCAGCATCGAGAAATCCGAGATGTTGGCGGCGCTGTTGACGCAGGATGGCATTCCTCACAATGTCCTGAACGCACGCCAGCACGAGGCCGAGGCACAGATCGTCGCCGACGCGGGCAAACCGGGCGCCGTCACCATCGCCACCAACATGGCCGGTCGTGGCACTGACATCCAGCTTGGCGGCAATGTCGAGATGAAGGTGATGGAAGCGCTGAAGGCCGATCCCGACGCCAATCCCGACGAGCTGCGCGAACATATCGAGGCCGAACACGCCAGTGACAAGCAGAAGGTGATCGAGGCGGGCGGGTTGTTCGTGCTCGCCACCGAACGCCATGAAAGCCGCCGGATCGACAACCAGCTTCGCGGGCGCTCTGGCCGTCAGGGCGATCCCGGTCGCTCGTTGTTCTTCCTGTCGCTCGAAGACGACCTGATGCGGATCTTCGGTTCGGAACGGCTGGACAAGGTCCTGTCCGGACTGGGCATGAAAGAGGGCGAAGCGATCGTTCATCCCTGGGTAAACAAATCGCTTGAGCGTGCGCAGGCGAAGGTCGAGGGCCGCAACTTCGACATCCGTAAACAGCTGTTGAAATTCGACGACGTGATGAACGACCAGCGCAAGGCGATCTTCAGCCAGCGGCGCGAGATCATGGACAGCGAAGAGGTGGGCGAGATTGCCGCCGATATGCGCCACCAGGTGATCGACGATCTGGTCGATGACTTCATGCCGCCCAAGACCTACGCAGATCAATGGGATACGGAGGGGCTCAAGACAGCGGTCCGCGAACGCCTGAACATGAATCTGCCAATCGAGGAATGGGCAGAGGAAGAAGGTGTCGACCAGGAGGCGATGCGCGAGCGCATCACGGAAACGACGGATACCTATATGACCGAGAAGGCGCAGGCCTTCGGCGAAGAAAACATGCGGATGATCGAAAAGCAGGTGCTCTTGCAGATGATCGATCAGAAATGGCGCGACCATCTGCTGACACTGGAGCATCTGCGTTCGGTCGTCGGCTTCCGCGGCTATGCGCAGCGCGACCCGCTGTCGGAATACAAGACCGAGGGTTTCCAACTGTTCGAGACGCTGCTCGACGGGCTGCGCGGCGATGTGACGCAGCGTCTGGCGCAAATCCGCCCGCTGACAGAGGCCGAGCGCGAGGAAATGCTGAACCAGATGGCCGAGCAGCAGAAAGAGCGCCAAGAGCATCTGACGATGGAGCATGGGTCCGAGACGCAATCCTCGGATGACGAGGACAAGCCCGAGCCACTGGTTGAAGGGTTCAACGAAAGCGATCCCTCGACATGGGGAAATCCCTCGCGCAACGATCCCTGCCCCTGCGGCTCCGGCAAGAAGTTCAAATACTGCCACGGCGCGATCTGA
- the argJ gene encoding bifunctional glutamate N-acetyltransferase/amino-acid acetyltransferase ArgJ encodes MGEAGLPVSPLAPAAFPDLPAIDGVEFASAAAGVKYQGRTDVTLIRIAKGAQIAGAFTKSATRAACVLDNQAKLTRGGSADAGAAIIVNSGNANAFTGARGQESVDAVTGAVASELGIPASHVFSSSTGVIGEPLPHERIVSIIGDLTRDLDQAGVAQAARAIMTTDTFPKGASAIFAGDGGEIRITGIAKGSGMIAPDMATMLVYIFTDAKIAAPLLQDALDSGLGSTFNAITVDSDTSTSDALILAATGRSAAAEITSLDSPAGQAFAKALQDVMRELAHLVVRDGEGATKFVEVRVTGAASDTDAKKIAKAIADSPLVKTAIAGEDANWGRIVMAVGKSGAEADRDKLTIRFGDMILAENGWRAENYDEAKASAYMKNQELLISVDLGLGQGAQTMWTCDLTHGYIDINADYRS; translated from the coding sequence ATGGGCGAGGCGGGTCTTCCCGTATCGCCCCTGGCACCAGCGGCATTTCCGGACTTGCCGGCGATCGATGGCGTCGAATTCGCCAGCGCTGCCGCCGGGGTGAAGTATCAGGGTCGCACGGATGTGACCCTGATACGCATCGCCAAGGGGGCGCAGATCGCCGGGGCCTTCACCAAGTCGGCGACCCGTGCGGCCTGCGTGCTGGACAATCAGGCCAAGCTGACCAGGGGCGGTTCCGCCGATGCGGGCGCGGCGATCATCGTGAATTCCGGCAATGCCAATGCCTTTACCGGCGCGCGCGGGCAGGAATCGGTCGATGCGGTGACCGGGGCCGTGGCGTCGGAACTGGGCATTCCCGCCTCGCATGTGTTTTCCTCTTCGACCGGGGTTATCGGAGAGCCATTGCCGCATGAACGGATCGTTTCGATCATCGGTGACCTGACCCGTGACCTCGATCAGGCCGGAGTTGCGCAAGCGGCCCGCGCTATCATGACCACGGACACCTTTCCCAAGGGCGCCTCGGCCATTTTCGCCGGGGATGGCGGAGAGATCCGCATCACCGGCATTGCCAAGGGATCGGGCATGATCGCGCCCGATATGGCGACGATGCTGGTCTATATCTTTACCGACGCGAAAATCGCCGCACCATTACTGCAGGATGCGCTGGATTCTGGCCTTGGCTCGACGTTCAACGCGATCACGGTGGATAGCGACACATCCACTTCGGATGCGCTGATCCTGGCGGCTACGGGACGCAGTGCTGCCGCCGAAATCACTTCGCTGGACAGCCCGGCGGGACAGGCTTTTGCCAAAGCGCTGCAGGATGTCATGCGCGAGCTTGCGCATCTGGTGGTGCGTGACGGCGAAGGTGCCACGAAATTCGTCGAGGTCCGGGTAACGGGCGCGGCTTCGGACACGGATGCCAAGAAAATAGCCAAGGCCATCGCCGATTCGCCACTGGTCAAGACGGCCATAGCCGGCGAAGACGCGAATTGGGGCCGTATCGTCATGGCTGTCGGCAAATCGGGGGCCGAGGCCGATCGCGACAAGCTGACCATCCGGTTCGGCGACATGATCCTGGCCGAGAATGGCTGGCGGGCCGAGAACTACGATGAAGCCAAGGCCAGCGCCTATATGAAGAATCAGGAACTGCTGATCTCTGTCGATCTGGGGCTGGGGCAGGGGGCGCAGACCATGTGGACCTGCGATCTGACCCATGGCTATATAGATATCAACGCCGATTACCGCTCGTGA
- the mutT gene encoding 8-oxo-dGTP diphosphatase MutT translates to MKTILVAAVALIDTDGRVLLAQRPEGKSMAGLWEFPGGKVEPGETPEVALIRELQEELGIDTWQSCLAPLTFASHCYEDFHLLMPLYACRKWNGVVQPQEGQKLKWVHARDLRNYPMPPADIPLLPILQMWL, encoded by the coding sequence ATGAAGACGATTCTTGTTGCTGCCGTGGCGTTGATCGACACTGACGGGCGCGTGCTGCTGGCACAGCGCCCCGAGGGCAAATCGATGGCGGGATTGTGGGAGTTTCCGGGCGGCAAGGTCGAACCCGGAGAAACCCCGGAAGTCGCGCTTATCCGCGAATTGCAGGAAGAGCTGGGTATCGACACCTGGCAATCCTGTCTCGCCCCGCTGACTTTCGCCAGCCATTGTTACGAAGATTTTCACCTGCTGATGCCGCTTTACGCCTGCCGCAAATGGAATGGCGTGGTGCAACCGCAAGAGGGGCAGAAGCTGAAATGGGTCCATGCGCGGGATCTACGCAACTATCCCATGCCGCCCGCCGATATTCCCCTGCTTCCGATCTTGCAGATGTGGCTCTGA